A region of Paenibacillus thiaminolyticus DNA encodes the following proteins:
- a CDS encoding MetQ/NlpA family ABC transporter substrate-binding protein, with translation MKKWTYVLTLIALIGVLAACGSKSSTGTDTGSSNAAGGEGGTVKLVVGASPVPHGEILNHIAPKLKEQGIELEVKEFTDYVQPNVQVHEKQLDANFFQHKPYMDNEVTEKGYDLVSVGNVHVEPFGGYSKSIKSIDELKDGDTVSIPNDPTNGGRSLLLLEKQGLIKLKEDAGLNAGVKDIIENPKNLKFKELEAAMLPRTLDEVNLALINTNFALEAGLNPTEDALFIEDKDSPYANILTARSDNKDSDAIQKLLAALQSDDVKQFISEKYEGSIVPAF, from the coding sequence ATGAAAAAATGGACGTATGTATTGACGTTGATAGCGCTGATTGGCGTGCTCGCGGCTTGCGGCAGCAAGTCGTCGACCGGAACGGATACGGGTTCGTCGAACGCGGCGGGCGGAGAAGGCGGGACGGTGAAGCTGGTTGTTGGCGCATCGCCGGTGCCGCATGGCGAGATTCTGAACCATATTGCGCCGAAGCTGAAGGAGCAAGGCATTGAACTCGAGGTCAAAGAGTTCACGGACTATGTGCAGCCGAACGTGCAGGTGCACGAGAAGCAGCTGGATGCGAACTTCTTCCAGCACAAGCCGTACATGGACAATGAAGTGACGGAAAAGGGCTATGATCTTGTAAGTGTCGGGAACGTGCATGTGGAGCCATTCGGCGGGTATTCGAAATCGATCAAATCGATCGATGAACTGAAGGATGGAGATACGGTATCGATTCCGAACGATCCAACCAATGGCGGGCGCTCGCTCCTTCTGTTGGAGAAGCAAGGTCTGATCAAGTTGAAGGAAGACGCTGGCCTGAACGCCGGTGTGAAGGATATTATCGAAAATCCGAAAAATCTGAAATTCAAAGAGCTCGAAGCAGCCATGCTTCCTCGTACGCTGGATGAAGTCAACTTGGCGCTTATCAACACGAACTTTGCGCTGGAGGCCGGACTTAATCCGACGGAGGATGCCCTCTTCATCGAGGACAAGGATTCCCCGTATGCGAACATCCTGACAGCGCGGAGCGACAACAAAGACAGCGATGCGATCCAGAAGCTGCTGGCTGCGCTGCAATCGGATGACGTGAAGCAGTTCATCAGCGAGAAATACGAAGGCTCCATCGTTCCAGCATTTTAA
- a CDS encoding sugar diacid recognition domain-containing protein, whose amino-acid sequence MSRLTKELAQEIVTRTMQVIHYNVNVMDERGRIIGSGDRSRIYQKHEGAVIAIERKGRFEIDEESARKLQGVLPGTNLAIQFQGEVVGVIGITGDPNEVTKYGELVKMTAEMYLEQADLLEKAQWDKRMKEDFLLSVIHADGKDNDMLRLQAERIGFNPERSRVACIMELTGAENADALPTLKRVVELLEGRPAIDLIAIRNTRQIVLFKPHLHPREPGADICEGIGRIRRLLEEKQIAPLRIAVGKAYSGIGGLIASYRSAQDTMRAGQAIFPEQPVYYSEDMPNETAAANVKPSWIGEELQRLWQRFAQEDKSGELQQTLQAYYEENGEQRRIAERLAIHRNTLRYRLQRIHEATGKDPKHFRDLYTLMTARWLSALGDKENESSV is encoded by the coding sequence ATGAGCAGACTGACAAAAGAATTAGCGCAGGAAATTGTGACGAGGACGATGCAAGTGATTCACTATAACGTCAACGTCATGGATGAACGGGGACGGATTATCGGATCCGGAGACCGTTCGCGGATATATCAGAAGCATGAAGGGGCGGTCATTGCGATTGAGCGGAAGGGGCGCTTCGAGATAGACGAGGAGAGCGCGCGGAAGCTGCAAGGGGTGCTGCCCGGCACGAATCTTGCGATTCAGTTCCAGGGCGAAGTCGTGGGCGTGATCGGCATTACCGGCGATCCGAACGAGGTGACCAAGTACGGCGAGCTAGTGAAAATGACGGCAGAAATGTATCTGGAGCAAGCCGATCTTCTGGAAAAGGCCCAGTGGGACAAGCGGATGAAGGAGGATTTCCTGCTGTCCGTCATTCACGCGGACGGTAAGGATAACGATATGCTGCGCCTCCAGGCGGAACGGATCGGCTTCAATCCGGAGCGGTCGCGGGTCGCGTGCATTATGGAGCTGACAGGGGCGGAGAACGCGGATGCGCTGCCTACGCTCAAGCGAGTGGTCGAGCTGCTGGAGGGGCGGCCCGCCATCGACCTGATCGCCATCCGCAATACGCGCCAGATCGTGCTGTTCAAGCCGCATCTGCATCCGCGCGAGCCGGGTGCCGATATATGCGAAGGCATCGGCCGCATCCGCAGGCTGCTGGAGGAGAAGCAGATTGCGCCCCTCCGGATCGCCGTCGGCAAGGCGTATTCCGGCATCGGCGGCTTAATCGCGTCATACCGTTCCGCGCAGGATACGATGCGTGCGGGCCAGGCGATTTTCCCGGAGCAGCCGGTATATTATAGCGAAGACATGCCGAATGAGACAGCGGCGGCCAATGTCAAGCCATCTTGGATAGGGGAAGAGCTGCAGCGGCTATGGCAGCGGTTCGCGCAGGAGGACAAGAGCGGGGAGCTGCAGCAGACGCTGCAGGCTTATTATGAGGAGAACGGCGAACAGCGGCGCATTGCGGAGCGTTTGGCGATTCACCGGAATACGCTTCGTTACCGTCTGCAGCGCATTCATGAAGCGACCGGCAAGGACCCGAAGCATTTTCGCGACTTATATACGCTGATGACGGCCCGCTGGTTAAGCGCGCTAGGGGACAAGGAGAACGAGAGCAGCGTCTGA
- a CDS encoding VOC family protein: MRAEMIMGETPLTLLKTEASSFRPAAEAAFNFYVKDAEAAHRHLQAAGVEVSAVEEGEGVQWFLFQDHCGNALEVCSF; encoded by the coding sequence ATGCGTGCGGAAATGATCATGGGCGAGACGCCCCTCACGTTGTTGAAGACGGAAGCTTCATCGTTCCGGCCGGCCGCGGAGGCGGCATTCAATTTCTATGTGAAGGATGCGGAAGCCGCTCATCGGCACTTACAGGCTGCTGGAGTTGAGGTATCGGCGGTGGAGGAAGGAGAAGGCGTGCAGTGGTTTTTATTTCAAGATCATTGCGGCAATGCCCTGGAGGTATGCTCCTTCTAA
- a CDS encoding SDR family oxidoreductase, with product MLEQERRIALITGSAKGLGKMSALALAEAGHDIILNYMHSEGEATELQRRIASIGVRCLLVQADISKTEDVKRLVHTMNERIGMADIVVNNAGPFVRERRLFADYTEEEILFLLNGNLTGVMLLDHMLLPSMRRRGWGRIIHYGFGHAGEARSWPHRAVYAAAKVGLVSFTKTLAVEEAPYGITVNMICPGDIRGDNKERRIDEVQGVKDEETPRGRPGTGEDVTRVIRFLCEEQSDFFTGNIMNVSGGLDPIRANIGNLT from the coding sequence ATGTTGGAACAGGAGCGCAGGATTGCGCTGATTACAGGCAGTGCCAAAGGGCTGGGGAAGATGTCCGCGCTCGCCTTGGCCGAAGCCGGACATGACATTATTCTGAATTACATGCATAGCGAAGGCGAGGCAACTGAGCTCCAACGCCGGATTGCTTCCATAGGAGTCCGCTGCTTGCTCGTGCAAGCCGACATCTCGAAGACGGAAGATGTCAAGCGTCTCGTCCATACGATGAATGAACGAATAGGCATGGCGGATATCGTCGTCAACAATGCCGGACCCTTCGTCCGGGAACGCCGCCTGTTCGCTGACTATACCGAAGAGGAAATATTGTTCCTGCTGAACGGCAATCTGACCGGGGTCATGCTGCTCGATCATATGCTGCTCCCTTCCATGCGCCGGCGCGGGTGGGGGAGAATCATCCATTATGGATTCGGCCATGCGGGAGAAGCGCGTTCGTGGCCGCACCGTGCGGTATACGCCGCAGCCAAGGTCGGGCTCGTCTCTTTTACGAAGACGCTTGCTGTGGAGGAGGCCCCGTATGGCATTACGGTCAACATGATCTGCCCCGGAGATATTCGCGGCGACAACAAGGAGCGGCGCATCGACGAGGTGCAGGGCGTGAAGGATGAAGAGACGCCGCGCGGCCGCCCAGGCACGGGCGAGGATGTGACCCGGGTCATTCGCTTTCTGTGCGAGGAGCAATCGGATTTCTTCACGGGCAATATCATGAATGTATCGGGCGGACTCGACCCGATACGGGCCAATATCGGCAATCTTACGTGA
- a CDS encoding GntP family permease: MDVSVTVLGALTALVVAIVLILRKVPPAYGMMIGALAGGIVGGIGLVDSVNLMMDGAKGMIPAVLRILAAGVLAGVLIESGGAKTIAETLVRKFGETRALFALAFATMVLTAVGVFIDVAVITVAPIALAIAQRAGLSRMAILLAMIGGGKAGNIMSPNPNAISAAEAFNIPLTSMMMAGIIPALFGLFATYLIAKRLTKKGTMIAAEESVDNGEQQLPSFLAATMAPLTAIVLLALRPLAGIVIDPIIALPAGGLVGALCMGRIKHINQYAISGLGKMTGVAVMLLGTGTLAGIISNSQLKNVIIDSLASSGLPAYLLAPISGAFMSLATASTTAGTAVASSVFGSTIMELGVASLGAAAMIHAGATVFDHMPHGSFFHATGGSVNMAMKERLRLIPYETLIGLVLAIVSTLVFGVFGWFL; this comes from the coding sequence ATGGACGTATCTGTAACTGTGCTCGGTGCTTTGACGGCATTGGTCGTAGCCATTGTACTAATATTGCGTAAAGTTCCTCCGGCGTACGGCATGATGATTGGCGCGCTGGCCGGCGGGATTGTCGGCGGGATCGGGCTGGTCGATTCCGTGAACCTGATGATGGATGGCGCGAAGGGCATGATACCGGCCGTGCTGCGCATCCTGGCTGCCGGTGTACTGGCCGGCGTCCTGATTGAATCGGGCGGGGCCAAGACGATTGCCGAGACATTGGTCCGCAAGTTCGGCGAGACGCGCGCCTTGTTCGCGCTGGCGTTCGCGACGATGGTGCTGACGGCGGTCGGCGTCTTCATCGACGTCGCGGTCATCACGGTGGCGCCGATTGCGCTCGCGATTGCGCAGCGCGCCGGCTTGTCCCGCATGGCGATTCTCCTCGCCATGATCGGCGGCGGCAAGGCCGGCAACATTATGTCGCCGAATCCGAACGCCATCTCGGCGGCGGAGGCATTCAACATTCCGCTGACATCGATGATGATGGCGGGAATTATACCGGCTCTGTTCGGGCTTTTTGCCACTTATCTGATTGCCAAGCGGCTGACGAAGAAGGGCACGATGATTGCCGCTGAAGAAAGCGTTGACAATGGCGAGCAGCAGCTTCCAAGCTTCCTGGCAGCCACGATGGCGCCGCTCACGGCGATTGTGCTGCTGGCGCTGCGCCCGCTGGCCGGCATCGTCATCGACCCGATTATCGCATTGCCTGCCGGGGGCCTCGTTGGCGCCTTGTGCATGGGACGCATCAAGCACATCAATCAATATGCGATATCGGGCCTCGGTAAAATGACGGGCGTGGCGGTTATGCTGCTCGGCACGGGAACGTTGGCAGGCATTATATCGAACTCGCAATTGAAAAATGTCATCATCGACAGCCTGGCCTCTTCCGGCCTGCCGGCTTACTTGCTGGCCCCGATAAGCGGCGCGTTCATGTCCTTGGCCACCGCTTCGACGACGGCAGGCACGGCGGTCGCAAGCTCGGTGTTCGGCTCGACGATTATGGAGCTTGGCGTCGCTTCGCTGGGCGCTGCGGCGATGATTCATGCCGGTGCGACCGTCTTCGACCATATGCCGCACGGCAGCTTCTTCCACGCGACGGGCGGAAGCGTTAACATGGCGATGAAGGAACGGCTGCGTCTCATTCCGTATGAGACTCTGATCGGCCTTGTCCTGGCTATCGTCTCGACATTGGTGTTCGGCGTATTCGGCTGGTTCCTCTAA